The following are from one region of the Moritella sp. 24 genome:
- a CDS encoding GNAT family N-acetyltransferase: MILRKAKQNDANDISQLLTPLVTKYILPTCSKEGGQLILNSMTPECISSYLDAGCEYHVAELNSELIGAVGMKNNAHLYHLFIAESQQGKGLSRMLWELARDACIVKGNEGKFTVNSALNAKNVYLKFGFIPVGGVREKCGVKDMPMELNLVSC, from the coding sequence GTGATTTTAAGGAAAGCCAAGCAGAATGATGCTAATGATATTAGCCAATTGCTTACTCCGTTAGTGACTAAATATATTTTACCGACCTGTAGTAAAGAGGGAGGGCAATTAATATTAAATTCGATGACCCCTGAATGTATATCAAGCTATTTAGATGCCGGTTGTGAATACCATGTCGCAGAACTTAATAGTGAGCTAATTGGTGCTGTAGGAATGAAAAATAACGCACACCTTTACCATCTTTTTATTGCAGAATCGCAGCAAGGAAAAGGATTATCTAGAATGCTATGGGAGCTTGCGAGAGACGCTTGCATAGTAAAAGGTAATGAAGGAAAATTTACGGTTAACTCCGCGTTAAACGCGAAAAATGTGTACCTCAAATTTGGCTTTATTCCTGTGGGTGGCGTTCGTGAAAAATGTGGTGTTAAAGATATGCCTATGGAATTAAATCTAGTTAGTTGTTAA
- a CDS encoding aldehyde dehydrogenase family protein — MHEATLKTILARFYSNDKYYGSAYLGEQRFDRSTKVEVFSPNNSQAFASISHAKPETINRIIASASAEFKHWRDTPAPKRGELIRLFANKARASKQQLATVISLEAGKPFQESLGEVQELIDVCDFAVGLSRQLYGLTIATERPNHRMMEQWHPIGPVVIITAFNFPMAVWAWNAALSLICGNTIIWKPSSQTPLSAIACHQLLLSAIKDFGGSPELSSLVFGEKAQVEQLVEHRDIALVSATGSCAMGRAVNCRVAARMGRTLLELGGNNAMIVCPSADLELAIRAITFSALGTSGQRCTTLRRLIVHRSLKHQVLTKLKMIYSTVSIGDPFDEENLMGPLINQQAINTMNASIDTAIEQGGILITDDNRLSKGSNQKGCYSRPAIIDIDATAEIVKQETFAPLLYVHSYDSLDQAIEIQNSVSQGLSSAIFTKDMAEAEIFVSARGSDCGIVNVNIGTSGAEIGGAFGGEKETGGGRESGSDAWKNYMRRTTNTINYGSELPLAQGISFDIPTGD, encoded by the coding sequence ATGCATGAGGCAACATTAAAAACTATTCTTGCCCGCTTTTATTCTAACGATAAATACTATGGTAGCGCTTATTTGGGCGAACAGCGTTTCGACCGTAGTACAAAAGTTGAAGTGTTCAGTCCTAATAATAGCCAAGCATTTGCCTCTATTAGTCATGCCAAACCTGAGACTATCAATCGTATTATCGCCAGCGCGAGTGCTGAGTTTAAGCATTGGCGAGATACACCAGCACCTAAACGTGGTGAGTTAATTCGCTTATTTGCTAACAAAGCGCGGGCATCCAAGCAGCAATTAGCAACGGTCATTAGTTTAGAGGCGGGTAAGCCGTTTCAAGAAAGTTTGGGAGAAGTACAAGAACTCATTGATGTATGTGATTTTGCGGTTGGTTTATCTCGTCAACTGTATGGTTTAACGATCGCGACCGAAAGGCCTAATCATCGCATGATGGAGCAATGGCATCCAATTGGTCCTGTTGTCATTATTACAGCGTTTAACTTTCCAATGGCGGTATGGGCATGGAATGCGGCACTGAGTTTAATTTGTGGCAATACGATTATTTGGAAACCGTCTAGCCAAACGCCATTAAGTGCTATTGCTTGCCATCAGTTGTTATTGTCTGCCATTAAAGACTTTGGTGGTAGCCCTGAGTTAAGTAGCCTTGTTTTTGGTGAGAAAGCACAGGTTGAACAGTTGGTTGAACATCGTGATATTGCATTAGTCTCTGCGACGGGATCGTGTGCCATGGGCCGAGCTGTTAATTGTCGTGTTGCCGCAAGAATGGGGCGGACATTATTAGAGTTGGGTGGTAATAATGCCATGATTGTATGTCCCAGTGCAGATCTCGAATTAGCTATTCGAGCCATTACTTTTTCTGCATTAGGAACAAGCGGCCAACGTTGTACAACGTTACGTAGATTGATTGTTCACCGCAGTTTAAAACACCAAGTATTAACGAAATTGAAGATGATTTATAGCACGGTCAGTATTGGTGATCCCTTTGATGAAGAGAATTTGATGGGACCGCTTATTAATCAGCAAGCGATTAATACAATGAATGCAAGTATTGATACAGCCATCGAACAGGGGGGAATACTGATTACTGACGATAACAGACTGTCTAAAGGTTCGAATCAAAAGGGTTGTTATAGTCGACCTGCAATTATCGATATTGACGCTACGGCTGAAATAGTTAAACAAGAAACGTTCGCACCGTTACTTTATGTGCATAGTTACGATTCGCTTGATCAGGCGATAGAAATACAAAATAGTGTGAGTCAGGGGCTTTCTTCAGCCATTTTTACTAAAGATATGGCAGAGGCCGAGATTTTTGTCAGTGCGAGAGGCTCTGATTGCGGTATTGTTAATGTTAACATTGGCACGTCTGGGGCTGAGATCGGAGGTGCTTTTGGCGGTGAAAAAGAGACCGGAGGTGGACGAGAAAGTGGCTCTGATGCATGGAAAAATTATATGCGCCGAACGACGAATACGATTAATTACGGCAGTGAATTGCCTTTAGCCCAAGGTATTAGCTTTGATATCCCAACTGGCGATTAG
- a CDS encoding saccharopine dehydrogenase family protein: protein MAKRIVVLGLGRIGGAIAQILNNHDGYDVTGADINPNAVAHFSALFKTKLLLHSSPESRDYNDILAGQDAVISALTFNDNPYVAQAALDNGCSYFDLTEDVRCTQAIKEIALAAEPGQVFMPQCGLAPGFIGILGYSFRHCFDRLDSLKLRVGALPEYPSNQMMYNLTWSTEGLINEYANPCESIKNHIPTLTEPLEGREVFSISGVEYEAFNTSGGLANLCYTLDGKLRELTYKTIRYPGHCKLMKFLFHDLRLGEEGKRRDMLMEIFESSVATTMQDLVLISVVATGYVNEKLRQCSRTFLLRHTAEQSAIQISTASAAVTTVDLILNSEQTRRGFVEQETLDIKDFLENEFAKPYRDAELSI, encoded by the coding sequence ATGGCGAAACGAATTGTTGTTTTAGGGCTTGGTCGCATTGGCGGCGCCATTGCTCAAATCCTTAATAACCACGACGGTTATGATGTTACTGGCGCTGATATAAACCCAAATGCAGTCGCTCATTTTAGTGCATTATTTAAGACTAAGTTGTTACTTCATTCATCACCTGAATCTCGAGATTATAATGATATTCTTGCGGGGCAGGACGCGGTTATTTCAGCGTTAACATTTAATGACAATCCCTATGTTGCACAGGCTGCTTTAGATAATGGCTGTAGCTACTTTGATTTAACTGAAGATGTGCGTTGCACGCAAGCGATTAAAGAGATTGCGTTAGCGGCTGAACCTGGGCAAGTATTCATGCCTCAATGTGGTTTAGCGCCTGGGTTTATCGGAATTTTAGGTTACAGTTTCCGTCACTGTTTTGACCGTCTTGATAGCTTAAAATTACGTGTTGGCGCCTTACCTGAATACCCTTCAAATCAAATGATGTATAACCTGACATGGTCAACAGAAGGCCTGATTAATGAATACGCGAACCCATGTGAGTCGATTAAAAATCATATACCGACATTGACCGAACCGTTAGAGGGGAGAGAAGTATTTTCTATCTCTGGTGTTGAATATGAAGCTTTCAATACATCGGGTGGCCTTGCAAACCTTTGTTATACATTGGATGGTAAGCTGCGAGAACTAACGTATAAGACAATCCGTTATCCCGGTCATTGTAAGTTGATGAAGTTCTTATTCCACGATTTACGGCTGGGGGAGGAAGGCAAACGTCGCGATATGTTGATGGAAATATTTGAAAGCTCAGTGGCAACCACCATGCAAGATCTCGTCTTGATTTCAGTGGTGGCGACAGGCTATGTCAATGAGAAACTAAGGCAATGCAGTCGTACCTTTTTATTACGTCATACAGCAGAGCAAAGTGCAATCCAAATATCCACAGCCAGTGCTGCAGTCACCACTGTCGATTTAATTTTAAATAGTGAACAAACAAGACGAGGTTTTGTTGAACAAGAAACCTTAGATATTAAAGACTTTTTGGAAAATGAATTTGCTAAACCCTACAGAGATGCTGAGTTGAGTATCTAA
- a CDS encoding DUF1338 domain-containing protein has protein sequence MSVLDTFFTKLWQQYSVISPQAVDIHQLFEDKGETIVNDHVAFRTFANSHINIDILEDEILALGYRHLDSYQFETKKLDARCYVHDKSPTKIFISELRWQTLSAPAQLIIQNIIDQAHTTLKSPLIEQSSARISPLISAGRLWALPSYADYQCLSRESEYAAWLSVWGLRANHFTIFVNCLTQFSQLSDVVELLIQQGYRLNDAGGVIKGSKADLLIQAATMADTCTVEFEDAGEQEISSCYYEFAQRFSQDNGELYQGFVPMSADKIFESTNMKSILGSTASDDE, from the coding sequence ATGTCTGTTTTGGATACATTCTTTACCAAACTTTGGCAGCAATACAGTGTCATTAGCCCGCAAGCCGTCGATATTCATCAGTTATTTGAAGATAAAGGCGAAACAATTGTTAACGACCACGTTGCCTTTCGTACATTTGCTAATTCACATATTAATATCGATATCTTAGAAGATGAGATTTTAGCGTTAGGTTACCGTCATCTTGATTCTTATCAGTTTGAAACGAAGAAATTAGATGCCCGTTGTTATGTGCATGATAAATCACCCACCAAAATATTTATCAGTGAACTTCGTTGGCAAACGCTTTCTGCCCCCGCTCAATTGATTATTCAAAATATTATAGATCAAGCACATACCACGTTAAAGTCACCACTTATTGAACAGTCAAGTGCGCGAATAAGTCCATTAATCAGTGCGGGTCGATTGTGGGCATTACCCAGTTATGCTGATTATCAATGCTTAAGTCGTGAATCGGAGTATGCCGCTTGGCTATCAGTATGGGGGCTGCGAGCGAATCACTTTACAATATTTGTTAACTGTCTCACACAGTTCTCGCAGCTGTCAGATGTTGTTGAATTATTGATTCAACAAGGTTATCGATTGAATGATGCTGGTGGCGTTATAAAGGGGTCGAAAGCTGATTTATTAATACAGGCTGCAACGATGGCTGATACTTGTACTGTTGAATTTGAGGACGCTGGAGAGCAGGAAATAAGCAGTTGCTATTATGAGTTTGCTCAACGTTTCAGCCAAGATAATGGTGAACTATATCAAGGGTTTGTTCCGATGAGTGCAGATAAAATATTTGAGTCGACCAATATGAAATCTATATTAGGTAGTACTGCTTCAGATGATGAATAG
- a CDS encoding CAP domain-containing protein translates to MATVLLLSACAGGYNDKAQDEVLSPSKEQELHKTAPPVVNPSRKRGPEPSVQFKRKMLAAVNAARVGGYTCGNRKMPPVSAVVWSEQLQQAALAHSKSMADGNYFNHQDKAGNRVGERVYAVGYDWRAAGENIAAGQLDASDVVNGWLGSKGHCLNMMDGDYSQMGMASYSDKNTYYGIYWTQVLAAPL, encoded by the coding sequence GTGGCTACCGTATTATTACTTAGCGCGTGTGCTGGTGGTTATAATGACAAAGCACAGGATGAAGTATTGTCTCCAAGTAAAGAGCAAGAGCTGCATAAAACGGCCCCTCCAGTGGTGAACCCAAGTCGTAAACGTGGCCCTGAACCCTCAGTGCAGTTTAAACGGAAAATGCTTGCGGCGGTGAATGCCGCTCGTGTTGGCGGTTATACTTGCGGAAATCGGAAGATGCCACCAGTTTCAGCTGTCGTGTGGAGTGAGCAATTACAGCAGGCTGCGCTTGCTCATTCAAAAAGCATGGCTGATGGAAATTATTTTAATCATCAAGATAAAGCTGGTAATCGTGTCGGAGAGCGTGTTTATGCCGTGGGTTACGATTGGCGTGCAGCGGGTGAGAATATTGCCGCAGGACAACTCGATGCATCTGACGTCGTCAATGGTTGGTTAGGCAGTAAAGGACATTGTCTAAATATGATGGATGGTGATTATTCACAGATGGGAATGGCATCGTATTCTGATAAGAACACATATTATGGTATTTATTGGACACAAGTGTTAGCTGCTCCCTTATAA
- a CDS encoding TraB/GumN family protein: protein MKKFKLLYLIPILLFSVSHLANATSSVWKISNGKTNLYLGGTVHVLTADDYPLPPEFDRAYKLANTLVLETDMAKLESPEFQQTMLSQLSYPVGQDLTQNLTPETYQRLAEYCQSRGIGMQMINNFKPSMVSLMLTMVELQRLKLTGVGVDNYYNSKAMTDGKPLGKLETVEQQLAFIADMGKGKEDELIRYSLEDIKVLLAFMQQMKVAWRDGNAQALVDLAITPLIEDFPDIYQSLLVTRNNNWLPQIEMMFKNKETELILVGALHLVGKDGLLQRLEAQGYKVTQL from the coding sequence ATGAAAAAATTTAAACTATTGTATCTTATTCCAATATTGCTATTCAGTGTCAGTCATTTAGCTAATGCAACGTCATCAGTGTGGAAGATCAGTAACGGTAAAACGAATTTGTATTTGGGTGGGACTGTGCACGTATTGACCGCAGATGACTACCCACTACCACCGGAGTTTGATCGCGCATATAAGTTGGCTAATACACTGGTATTAGAAACGGATATGGCGAAGTTAGAAAGTCCTGAATTTCAGCAAACAATGCTGAGCCAGCTTAGTTACCCAGTAGGGCAAGATTTAACGCAGAATTTAACCCCTGAAACATATCAGCGTTTGGCCGAGTATTGCCAATCACGGGGTATTGGTATGCAGATGATAAATAACTTCAAACCGAGTATGGTTTCTTTAATGTTAACGATGGTTGAGTTGCAACGACTTAAATTAACCGGAGTCGGCGTTGATAACTATTATAATAGTAAGGCGATGACGGATGGTAAACCGCTGGGTAAATTAGAAACAGTAGAACAGCAACTCGCGTTTATTGCAGATATGGGGAAAGGTAAAGAAGACGAATTAATTCGTTATAGTTTGGAAGACATAAAAGTGTTACTGGCGTTTATGCAGCAAATGAAAGTAGCGTGGCGTGATGGTAATGCACAAGCCCTCGTTGACCTTGCAATTACGCCTCTGATTGAAGATTTCCCTGATATTTATCAGTCATTATTGGTGACACGTAATAATAATTGGTTACCTCAAATTGAAATGATGTTTAAAAATAAAGAGACAGAATTGATTCTTGTTGGTGCGCTACATTTAGTCGGAAAAGATGGGTTACTACAGCGTTTAGAAGCGCAAGGATATAAAGTCACTCAACTTTAG
- a CDS encoding ABC transporter permease: protein MSSSVQVISFTHLAFAFIPVLVALGILVQWRLPIKNGLYALSRMLIQLLLIGYFLSYIFESHSAGIVVGVLIVMVVASSWIALGAIPEQRWKMYKYALLSVTLGGGFTLLVMSAGVLGLDPWYNPQYMVPLAGMAFANAMNSVSLSAERLNAEMSRGDSYIVARKIALKASLIPITNALFAVGLVSLPGMMTGQILSGVSPFIAVRYQIMIMCMLFGSSVISAALFLSLIKPLMLTAKIKVEA from the coding sequence ATGAGCAGTTCTGTTCAGGTGATCTCATTTACTCACTTAGCGTTTGCATTCATTCCTGTGTTAGTAGCATTGGGCATCTTAGTTCAATGGCGATTACCGATTAAAAATGGTTTGTATGCGTTGTCGAGAATGTTAATCCAGCTCTTGTTAATTGGTTATTTTCTTTCTTATATTTTTGAATCTCACAGTGCCGGTATTGTGGTTGGGGTTTTGATTGTTATGGTTGTTGCTTCTAGTTGGATCGCATTGGGAGCAATACCAGAGCAACGCTGGAAAATGTATAAATATGCCTTGTTGTCTGTGACTTTAGGTGGTGGTTTTACCTTACTTGTGATGAGTGCTGGTGTGCTTGGGTTAGATCCTTGGTACAACCCGCAGTATATGGTGCCATTAGCAGGTATGGCATTTGCGAATGCGATGAACAGTGTGAGTTTGTCGGCGGAACGCTTAAATGCTGAAATGTCACGTGGAGACAGTTATATTGTTGCACGTAAAATCGCGTTAAAAGCATCACTAATTCCTATCACTAATGCTTTGTTTGCAGTCGGTCTAGTGTCGTTACCGGGCATGATGACGGGACAAATTTTATCCGGTGTATCGCCGTTTATTGCTGTGCGTTATCAAATTATGATCATGTGCATGTTGTTTGGTTCATCAGTAATATCCGCGGCACTGTTTTTATCATTGATAAAACCCCTGATGTTGACTGCTAAAATTAAAGTAGAGGCTTAA
- a CDS encoding Crp/Fnr family transcriptional regulator, translated as MISDSHIIDTVSTHHLFSALTDEELKLLISSAKTFKVEPLENVFHQGDKAGCFYLVLRGHLKLYRTSPSGQEKVVEVMRQGNTFAEALMFNNKPFYPVAAQAVSESELIAFDNNTYLKILKSNPEAGIAIMANMSIRLHHDLYEIEMLSVENAKNRLLLFLLQNIQDKNGNEGIIELDIPKRTLASLLSIQPETFSRLLKKMTKEGLIEEKRGHIRITNIDALYAASDIPMQPVKGG; from the coding sequence ATGATTTCTGACAGTCATATTATCGACACTGTATCAACCCATCACTTATTTTCAGCGCTAACGGATGAAGAGTTGAAGTTGCTAATTAGTTCTGCAAAAACCTTTAAAGTGGAACCGTTAGAAAATGTTTTCCATCAAGGGGATAAAGCAGGCTGTTTCTATTTAGTGCTTAGAGGTCATCTGAAACTTTACCGTACAAGCCCAAGCGGACAGGAAAAAGTTGTTGAAGTGATGCGCCAAGGTAATACGTTTGCCGAAGCGCTGATGTTTAATAACAAACCTTTCTATCCCGTTGCTGCGCAAGCCGTATCTGAAAGCGAGTTAATCGCATTTGATAATAATACCTACCTAAAAATACTCAAAAGTAATCCTGAGGCGGGTATCGCAATTATGGCTAATATGAGTATTCGTTTGCACCATGACTTGTATGAAATCGAAATGCTATCGGTCGAAAATGCGAAAAACCGTTTATTGTTATTTCTACTACAAAACATACAAGATAAGAATGGTAATGAAGGCATTATTGAATTGGATATCCCAAAACGGACGCTTGCCTCATTATTGTCGATTCAACCTGAAACCTTCTCACGCTTACTTAAAAAAATGACCAAAGAAGGTCTAATTGAAGAGAAAAGAGGGCATATTCGTATTACCAATATTGACGCGTTATATGCCGCGTCTGATATTCCTATGCAGCCAGTAAAAGGGGGCTAG
- a CDS encoding uracil-xanthine permease family protein → MQILLGLQMLFVAFGALVLVPLLTGLDPNVALFGAGIGTLVFQVVTKRSVPVFLASSFAFIAPIMFGVQTWGIASTMGGLMAAGLTYVLLSAVIKVRGVGIIHKLLPPVVVGPVIMVIGLGLSPVAVNMAMGKTGDGAVQLIDNEIAIIIAAISLFTTIAVSVFGKGLLKLIPIMAGILAGYAASLAYGIIDFTPVAQASWLALPNFTFPEFNINAILFMIPVALAPAIEHVGDILAISNATGKDYLKKPGLHRTLAGDGLATMAASMFGAPPNTTYSEVTGAVMLTKAFNPIIMTWAAVIAIVLAFVGKLGALLQTFPVPVMGGIMILLFGTIATVGLNTLITHRVDLHKSRNLIIVAVTLVFGIGGMAFGIGDFSLQGVSLCGIVAIILNLVLPNDLGDNHVVDNVEIDTDISTK, encoded by the coding sequence ATGCAAATTTTACTCGGTCTGCAAATGCTTTTCGTCGCATTTGGTGCCCTTGTACTGGTTCCACTACTCACGGGTTTGGATCCAAATGTCGCACTTTTCGGTGCAGGCATCGGTACTCTTGTTTTTCAAGTTGTAACTAAACGCTCTGTCCCTGTCTTTCTTGCCTCTTCTTTTGCTTTTATTGCACCGATCATGTTCGGCGTACAAACGTGGGGCATCGCCAGCACAATGGGCGGATTAATGGCGGCAGGCCTAACCTATGTTTTATTATCTGCGGTGATCAAAGTACGTGGTGTCGGCATTATTCATAAGTTACTGCCACCTGTAGTGGTTGGCCCTGTGATCATGGTGATTGGTTTAGGTTTATCACCTGTCGCCGTTAACATGGCAATGGGTAAAACCGGCGATGGTGCTGTGCAGCTGATTGATAATGAGATTGCGATTATTATTGCTGCTATTTCATTATTCACCACAATTGCAGTGAGTGTATTTGGTAAAGGTTTACTAAAATTAATTCCAATTATGGCTGGTATTTTAGCGGGTTATGCCGCGAGTCTTGCCTATGGCATTATCGATTTCACACCTGTTGCACAAGCAAGTTGGTTAGCACTACCAAACTTCACCTTTCCTGAATTTAATATCAATGCCATTTTATTCATGATCCCGGTTGCACTTGCCCCTGCAATTGAACATGTGGGTGACATTTTAGCTATCTCAAATGCGACGGGTAAAGATTACCTGAAAAAGCCAGGCCTACACCGTACACTCGCGGGAGACGGACTAGCAACAATGGCAGCGTCTATGTTTGGCGCGCCGCCTAATACGACATACAGTGAAGTGACTGGTGCGGTGATGTTAACAAAAGCATTTAACCCTATCATCATGACATGGGCAGCCGTGATAGCGATCGTACTTGCCTTCGTTGGTAAGCTGGGTGCGTTATTACAAACATTCCCAGTGCCTGTAATGGGCGGTATTATGATCCTATTATTCGGTACCATTGCAACCGTTGGTCTAAATACCTTAATCACTCACCGTGTTGATCTACACAAATCACGTAACTTGATTATTGTTGCAGTAACATTAGTATTTGGTATTGGTGGTATGGCATTTGGTATTGGCGACTTTAGCCTTCAAGGTGTCAGTTTATGCGGTATCGTAGCGATTATCTTAAACTTAGTATTGCCTAACGATTTAGGTGATAACCATGTTGTTGATAACGTTGAAATAGACACTGATATAAGCACTAAATAA
- a CDS encoding GNAT family acetyltransferase, whose protein sequence is MQLKVAELSDIDDTLTLHYKYQVDSIAAEDKADGFVTTPFTKEELTRLITEESGLFIARKDDKVVAYVMAASWSFWSNWPMFAHMIKDLPNLEYLGQQLSADNSYQYGPVCIDKSIRGTGALETMFDFARKRMAKRYPILVTFINKINPRSYAAHTKKLGLTVIQEFEYNNNHYYELVYDTSKPLQA, encoded by the coding sequence ATGCAGTTAAAAGTGGCTGAATTAAGCGATATTGATGATACGCTCACGCTTCATTACAAATACCAGGTTGATTCTATTGCAGCTGAAGATAAAGCTGATGGCTTTGTGACAACACCTTTTACAAAAGAAGAATTAACACGCTTAATTACAGAAGAGAGTGGCTTATTTATCGCGCGTAAGGACGATAAGGTTGTTGCTTATGTGATGGCTGCATCTTGGTCATTTTGGTCTAACTGGCCTATGTTTGCTCATATGATCAAAGACCTACCAAATTTAGAATATTTAGGTCAGCAATTATCTGCTGATAATTCGTATCAGTATGGACCTGTTTGTATTGATAAAAGCATACGTGGTACGGGCGCATTAGAAACGATGTTTGATTTTGCGAGAAAACGCATGGCAAAACGCTATCCTATTCTAGTGACGTTCATTAATAAGATTAATCCAAGGTCTTATGCGGCACATACTAAAAAGTTAGGATTGACTGTCATTCAAGAATTTGAATATAACAATAATCATTATTACGAATTGGTTTACGACACATCTAAACCATTACAAGCCTAA
- a CDS encoding GFA family protein: MTKIAGSCLCGMVTFEVTNDFNQFHLCHCLQCQKMTGSAHASNLFCQAGNISWLGGVDKTKRFDYPERQFSRVFCTECGTGLPYLVNKGRTLIVPAGALDLDDNTVLNVTPQDNIFWHERAPWYDVALDAPTFAGFPK; encoded by the coding sequence ATGACTAAAATAGCAGGTAGTTGCTTATGTGGCATGGTTACATTTGAAGTAACGAATGATTTTAATCAGTTTCACCTTTGTCATTGTTTACAGTGCCAAAAAATGACAGGCTCTGCGCATGCGTCTAATTTATTCTGTCAAGCAGGTAACATTTCGTGGCTAGGTGGTGTAGATAAAACCAAGCGTTTTGATTACCCGGAACGACAATTTTCACGCGTTTTTTGTACAGAGTGTGGCACTGGTCTCCCTTATTTAGTCAATAAAGGCAGAACGTTAATTGTACCTGCAGGGGCGTTAGATTTGGATGATAATACGGTGCTAAATGTTACCCCTCAAGACAATATTTTTTGGCATGAACGCGCGCCTTGGTATGACGTCGCATTAGATGCACCAACGTTTGCAGGGTTTCCAAAGTAA
- a CDS encoding dodecin — protein MSNHHTYKKIEMVGSSKTSIEEAIQNALTECHKTVRNMDWFEVVETRGHIVDGAVGHFQVTLKIGFRIGDS, from the coding sequence ATGTCAAATCACCATACCTATAAAAAAATTGAAATGGTTGGTTCGTCTAAAACAAGTATTGAAGAGGCAATCCAGAATGCACTTACAGAGTGTCATAAAACAGTCAGGAATATGGATTGGTTTGAAGTAGTTGAAACCCGTGGACATATTGTTGATGGGGCGGTTGGGCATTTTCAAGTGACGCTTAAAATTGGCTTTCGTATTGGTGATAGTTAA
- a CDS encoding SGNH/GDSL hydrolase family protein → MFKSLKKFLTKAVYAPIIIAQGRYVKKVTPKLPEAAGDRSGIVGEGQKIRLLIIGDSAAAGVGVDHQAQALTGNLVSVLARNNQVEWQLLAKSGYTTSDSLQMISKQPQQKFDIIVTSLGVNDVTGTLPASSWIEQQQALITLLRQQFNCQQILITQVPPMGQFPALPQPLRRYLGARATQFNRKLTTLIESQSDCQLIDFNSELNNEDMARDGFHPGPIIYQHWAEIVAEKIKSTAHVADN, encoded by the coding sequence ATGTTCAAATCATTAAAAAAATTCTTAACAAAAGCTGTTTATGCGCCGATTATTATTGCGCAAGGACGCTATGTAAAAAAAGTAACACCAAAACTTCCCGAAGCAGCTGGTGACCGTTCTGGTATTGTAGGGGAAGGACAAAAAATAAGATTACTCATTATCGGTGATTCTGCTGCAGCTGGTGTTGGTGTTGACCATCAAGCACAGGCATTAACCGGTAATTTAGTGTCTGTATTAGCGCGTAATAATCAAGTTGAATGGCAATTATTGGCTAAATCTGGGTATACCACATCAGACAGCCTACAAATGATATCAAAACAACCACAACAAAAATTCGACATTATCGTCACGTCATTAGGCGTTAATGATGTCACCGGAACCCTACCCGCGTCTTCTTGGATAGAGCAACAACAAGCGTTAATCACATTATTACGTCAACAGTTTAATTGCCAACAAATTTTGATTACTCAAGTGCCACCCATGGGCCAGTTTCCAGCGTTACCACAACCATTACGTCGTTATTTAGGCGCTAGAGCAACGCAGTTTAATCGAAAACTAACAACGCTTATTGAAAGCCAAAGTGACTGTCAACTGATTGATTTCAACTCTGAGTTAAACAATGAGGACATGGCGAGAGATGGATTTCACCCTGGACCAATTATTTACCAGCACTGGGCTGAAATTGTTGCAGAGAAAATTAAATCTACAGCGCATGTAGCAGATAATTAG